A portion of the Pseudomonas protegens CHA0 genome contains these proteins:
- a CDS encoding SfnB family sulfur acquisition oxidoreductase, whose amino-acid sequence MSSLIEAQVQSDLDIAPLLLPARVLRNDAEALQAAHELADAARQQAAQRDRQRKLPWAQIEQFTRSGLGSISVPRAYGGPQVSFVTLAEVFAIISAADPALGQIPQNQFGILGLILGCGTERQKKQLLQSVLEGWRIGNAGPERGTKNTLELKARITADADGHVINGQKFYSTGALFAHWVAVKALNEEGRQVLAFVRRGTPGLRIVDDWSGFGQRTTASGTILLNDVRVDAELVLDNWRINETPNIQGAVSQLIQAAIDAGIAREAVADAIRFVRERARPWIDANVERAGDDLYVIADIGKLQIELHAAEALLRKAGQVLDQVSAAPITAESAARASIAVAETKVLTTEISLLASEKLFELAGSRATLAEFNLDRHWRNARVHTLHDPVRWKYHAVGTYHLNGTLPARHSWI is encoded by the coding sequence ATGTCCAGTCTGATCGAAGCCCAGGTCCAGAGTGACCTGGATATCGCTCCCCTTTTGCTGCCCGCTCGGGTTCTGCGCAACGACGCCGAAGCCCTTCAGGCTGCCCATGAATTGGCCGACGCGGCCCGCCAGCAGGCCGCCCAGCGCGACCGCCAGCGCAAGCTGCCCTGGGCGCAGATCGAACAATTCACCCGCAGCGGCCTGGGCAGTATTTCCGTGCCCCGCGCCTACGGCGGGCCACAGGTTTCCTTCGTCACCCTGGCCGAAGTCTTCGCCATCATTTCCGCGGCCGACCCGGCCCTGGGGCAGATCCCGCAGAACCAGTTCGGCATCCTCGGCCTGATTCTCGGCTGCGGCACCGAGCGGCAGAAGAAACAGCTGCTGCAGAGCGTCCTGGAAGGCTGGCGCATCGGCAATGCCGGCCCGGAACGCGGCACCAAGAACACCCTGGAACTCAAGGCACGGATCACCGCCGACGCCGACGGCCACGTGATCAATGGCCAGAAGTTCTACTCCACCGGCGCCCTGTTCGCCCACTGGGTGGCGGTCAAGGCGCTCAACGAGGAAGGCCGCCAGGTGCTGGCCTTCGTCCGTCGTGGCACCCCGGGGCTGCGCATCGTCGACGACTGGTCGGGCTTCGGCCAGCGCACCACCGCCAGCGGCACCATCCTGCTCAACGATGTGCGGGTGGACGCCGAGCTGGTGCTGGACAACTGGCGGATCAACGAAACACCGAATATCCAGGGCGCGGTATCCCAGCTGATCCAGGCCGCCATTGACGCCGGCATCGCCCGGGAAGCCGTGGCCGACGCCATCCGTTTCGTTCGTGAACGAGCACGCCCGTGGATCGATGCCAACGTCGAGCGGGCCGGCGATGACCTGTATGTGATCGCCGACATCGGCAAGCTGCAGATCGAACTGCACGCCGCCGAAGCCCTGCTGCGCAAGGCCGGGCAGGTGCTGGACCAGGTCAGCGCGGCGCCGATCACTGCCGAGTCCGCGGCCCGCGCCTCCATCGCCGTGGCCGAAACCAAGGTGCTGACCACCGAGATCTCGCTGCTGGCCAGTGAAAAGCTCTTCGAGCTGGCTGGCAGCCGCGCCACCCTCGCCGAATTCAACCTCGACCGTCACTGGCGCAACGCCCGGGTGCACACCCTGCACGACCCGGTGCGCTGGAAGTACCACGCCGTGGGCACCTATCACCTGAACGGCACCTTGCCTGCCCGGCACTCCTGGATTTAA
- the tcyN gene encoding L-cystine ABC transporter ATP-binding protein TcyN, producing MIVVEKLTKQFKGQTVLNGIDLEVKEGEVVAIIGPSGSGKTTFLRCLNFLEEPTSGRIRIGDISIDSGIPLSHQQGRIRQLRQQVGFVFQNFNLFPHRTALENVIEGPLVVKKTPREQAVALGRALLAKVGLAGKEDAYPRRLSGGQQQRVAIARALAMEPRVILFDEPTSALDPELVGEVLATIRSLAEEKRTMVIVTHEMGFARDVANRVIFFDKGVIVEQGEAKALFANPQHERTRQFLSKFLGASHAPL from the coding sequence ATGATCGTGGTGGAAAAACTGACCAAGCAGTTCAAGGGCCAGACGGTGCTCAATGGCATCGACCTGGAGGTCAAGGAAGGCGAAGTGGTCGCCATCATCGGCCCCAGCGGCTCGGGCAAGACCACCTTCCTGCGCTGCCTGAATTTTCTCGAAGAACCCACCAGCGGCCGCATCCGCATCGGTGACATCAGCATCGACAGCGGCATCCCCCTGAGCCATCAGCAGGGCCGGATCCGCCAGTTGCGCCAGCAAGTGGGCTTCGTGTTCCAGAACTTCAACCTGTTCCCCCACCGCACCGCCCTGGAGAACGTCATCGAAGGCCCGCTGGTGGTGAAGAAAACCCCGCGGGAGCAAGCCGTCGCCCTGGGTCGCGCGCTGCTGGCCAAGGTCGGGCTGGCAGGTAAGGAAGATGCCTACCCCAGGCGCCTGTCCGGCGGCCAGCAACAGCGGGTAGCGATCGCCCGGGCCCTGGCCATGGAACCGCGGGTGATCCTGTTCGACGAACCCACCTCGGCCCTGGACCCGGAGCTGGTGGGTGAAGTACTGGCCACCATCCGCAGCCTGGCCGAAGAGAAACGCACCATGGTCATCGTCACCCACGAGATGGGCTTTGCCCGGGACGTGGCCAACCGGGTGATCTTCTTCGACAAGGGGGTGATCGTCGAACAGGGCGAAGCCAAGGCGCTGTTCGCCAACCCCCAGCACGAACGCACCCGACAGTTTCTCAGCAAGTTCCTCGGCGCAAGCCACGCCCCCTTGTAG
- the tcyL gene encoding cystine ABC transporter permease, with amino-acid sequence MEAGLQLALESAPFLLKGAYYTVILSLGGMFFGLLLGFGLALMRLSRLALVSWIARIYVSFFRGTPLLVQLFVIYYGLPQLGLELDPLPAALIGFSLNMAAYACEILRAAIGSIERGQWEAAASIGMTRAQTLRRAILPQAMRTALPPLGNSFISLVKDTALAATIQVPELFRQAQLITARTFEIFTMYLAAALIYWILASVLAHLQNRLEERVNRHDQES; translated from the coding sequence ATGGAAGCAGGCCTGCAACTGGCGCTGGAATCAGCGCCATTTCTTCTCAAAGGCGCGTACTACACGGTCATCCTCAGCCTCGGCGGCATGTTCTTCGGGCTGCTGCTGGGCTTTGGCCTGGCCTTGATGCGCCTGTCGCGCCTGGCCCTGGTGAGCTGGATCGCCCGCATCTACGTGTCGTTCTTTCGCGGCACGCCGCTCTTGGTGCAGCTCTTCGTGATCTATTACGGCCTGCCGCAACTGGGGCTGGAACTGGACCCGCTGCCCGCGGCACTGATCGGTTTCTCCCTGAACATGGCGGCCTATGCCTGTGAAATCCTCAGGGCTGCCATCGGCTCCATCGAGCGTGGCCAATGGGAAGCCGCCGCCAGCATCGGCATGACCCGCGCGCAGACCCTGCGCCGGGCGATCCTGCCCCAAGCCATGCGCACGGCCCTGCCGCCGCTGGGCAACAGCTTCATTTCCCTGGTCAAGGACACGGCCCTGGCCGCCACCATCCAGGTGCCTGAACTGTTCCGCCAGGCGCAGCTGATCACCGCCCGCACCTTCGAAATCTTCACCATGTATCTTGCCGCCGCCCTGATCTACTGGATTCTCGCCAGCGTGCTCGCGCACCTGCAGAACCGGCTTGAAGAGCGGGTCAATCGGCACGACCAGGAGTCCTGA
- the tcyJ gene encoding cystine ABC transporter substrate-binding protein, protein MNFSVLRRNLLIGTLGLALGAGLMGQAVAGEQLQKIKDAGVINVGLEGTYPPFSYVDENGKLTGFEVEFSEALANKLGVKVKLQPTKWDGILAALESKRLDAVVNQVTISEERKKKYDFSIPYTVSGIQALTQKKDEGKFKTAADLGGHKVGVGLGTNYEQWLKDNVPTAIIKTYDDDPTKYQDLRVGRIEAILVDRLAAFELIKKTKDTLVVSGEPFSRQEAGVALRKGEPELLAAVNKAIEELRADGTLKKLSEKYFNADVTQ, encoded by the coding sequence ATGAATTTTTCCGTACTGCGTCGCAATCTGCTGATTGGCACACTGGGCCTGGCCTTGGGTGCCGGACTGATGGGGCAAGCGGTTGCCGGCGAGCAACTGCAGAAAATCAAGGATGCCGGAGTCATCAACGTCGGCCTGGAAGGCACCTACCCACCGTTCAGCTATGTGGACGAAAACGGCAAGCTGACCGGCTTCGAGGTGGAATTCTCCGAAGCCCTGGCGAACAAGCTCGGGGTCAAGGTCAAGCTGCAGCCGACCAAGTGGGACGGCATTCTCGCCGCCCTGGAGTCCAAGCGCCTGGACGCCGTGGTGAACCAGGTGACCATCTCTGAAGAGCGCAAGAAAAAGTACGATTTCTCCATCCCCTATACCGTCTCCGGCATCCAGGCCCTGACCCAGAAGAAGGACGAAGGCAAGTTCAAGACCGCCGCCGACCTGGGTGGGCACAAGGTCGGCGTGGGCCTGGGCACCAACTACGAGCAGTGGCTCAAGGACAACGTGCCCACCGCCATCATCAAGACCTACGACGACGATCCGACCAAGTACCAGGACCTGCGCGTAGGCCGTATCGAAGCCATCCTGGTGGACCGCCTGGCGGCCTTCGAGCTGATCAAGAAAACCAAGGACACCCTGGTGGTATCCGGCGAGCCCTTCTCCCGCCAGGAAGCCGGCGTGGCCCTGCGCAAGGGCGAACCTGAGCTGCTGGCGGCGGTGAACAAGGCCATTGAGGAACTGCGGGCGGACGGCACGTTGAAAAAACTCTCGGAAAAATACTTCAACGCTGACGTCACCCAATAA
- a CDS encoding D-cysteine desulfhydrase produces MIKQQLARFNRLDLLRSTTALEKLERLSAWIGRDVYVKRDDSTPLAMGGNKLRKLEYLAADALAQGADTLITAGAIQSNHVRQTAALAAKLGLGCVALLENPTGTQDPNYLGNGNRLLLDLFDAKVELVENLDQADEQLHALAARLRSNGKKPYLVPIGGSNALGALGYVRAGLELAQQIEDSGLEFAAVVLASGSAGTHSGLALALSEVLPQLPVIGVTVSRSEEDQRPKVQGLAERTAELLGVKLPDAFNVQLWDEYFAPRYGEPNAGTLAAVKLLASQEGLLLDPVYTGKAMAGLLDGVGRQRFDDGPLIFLHTGGAPALFAYAGAFS; encoded by the coding sequence ATGATCAAACAACAGCTCGCCCGCTTTAACCGTCTCGACCTGCTCAGGTCTACCACCGCCCTGGAAAAACTCGAACGCCTGTCGGCCTGGATCGGTCGCGATGTCTACGTCAAGCGTGACGACAGCACCCCCCTGGCCATGGGCGGCAACAAGCTGCGCAAGCTCGAATACCTGGCCGCCGATGCCCTGGCCCAGGGCGCCGACACCCTGATCACCGCCGGTGCCATCCAGTCCAACCATGTGCGCCAGACCGCAGCCCTGGCCGCCAAGTTGGGGCTGGGCTGCGTGGCCCTGCTGGAAAACCCCACCGGCACCCAAGACCCCAACTACCTGGGCAATGGCAACCGCCTGCTGCTGGACCTGTTCGACGCCAAGGTGGAGCTGGTGGAAAACCTCGACCAGGCCGACGAGCAACTGCACGCCCTGGCCGCGCGCCTGCGCAGCAACGGCAAGAAACCCTACCTGGTGCCCATCGGCGGCTCCAACGCCCTGGGGGCCCTGGGCTACGTGCGCGCCGGCCTGGAGCTGGCGCAGCAGATCGAAGACAGCGGCCTGGAGTTTGCCGCCGTGGTCCTGGCCTCCGGCAGCGCCGGCACCCACAGCGGCCTGGCCCTGGCCTTGAGCGAAGTGCTGCCGCAACTGCCGGTGATCGGGGTCACCGTGTCGCGCAGCGAAGAAGACCAGCGGCCCAAGGTCCAGGGCCTGGCCGAGCGCACCGCTGAGTTGCTGGGAGTGAAGCTGCCCGACGCTTTCAACGTGCAGTTGTGGGACGAGTACTTCGCCCCGCGCTACGGTGAACCCAATGCCGGGACGCTGGCGGCGGTCAAGCTGCTGGCCAGCCAGGAAGGCCTGTTGCTGGACCCGGTATACACCGGCAAGGCCATGGCCGGTCTGCTGGACGGGGTCGGCCGCCAGCGCTTCGACGATGGCCCGCTGATTTTCCTGCACACCGGCGGCGCCCCGGCCCTGTTCGCCTACGCCGGCGCCTTCTCGTAG
- the epsC gene encoding serine O-acetyltransferase EpsC codes for MSERSSHWQLQTIVGQLRDARDQWRTRNGRVSGEQGGRELPSRAAMAEILEALCGALFPMRLGPVDLREESEDFYVGHTLDAALNALLAQARLELRYVARQSGEADAEVNARAIRLIQDFALALPGLRVLLDTDVLAAYHGDPAARSVDEVLLCYPGILAVIHHRLAHHLYRAGLPLLARISSEIAHSATGIDIHPGAQIGRSFFIDHGTGVVIGETAIIGERVRIYQAVTLGAKRFPADEDGQLQKGHPRHPIVEDDVVIYAGATILGRITIGKGSTIGGNVWLTRSVPAGCNLTQANLQHDDGSQK; via the coding sequence GTGAGCGAGCGTTCCAGCCATTGGCAATTGCAGACCATCGTTGGCCAACTGCGTGATGCCCGTGACCAGTGGCGTACCCGCAACGGTCGGGTCAGCGGCGAGCAGGGCGGGCGTGAGCTGCCGTCGCGGGCGGCCATGGCGGAAATCCTCGAGGCCCTGTGCGGTGCCCTGTTTCCCATGCGCCTGGGGCCGGTGGACCTGCGCGAAGAGAGCGAGGATTTCTACGTGGGCCACACCCTGGACGCGGCGCTCAACGCCTTGCTGGCCCAGGCGCGCCTGGAGCTGCGCTATGTGGCCCGGCAGAGCGGCGAGGCCGATGCTGAAGTCAACGCCCGGGCGATCCGCCTGATCCAGGATTTCGCCCTGGCCCTGCCCGGCCTGCGGGTGCTGCTGGACACCGATGTGCTGGCGGCCTATCACGGCGACCCTGCGGCCCGCAGCGTGGATGAGGTGCTGCTGTGCTACCCCGGCATCCTGGCGGTGATCCACCACCGCCTGGCGCACCATCTGTATCGCGCCGGCCTGCCGCTGTTGGCGCGGATCAGCTCGGAAATCGCCCACTCGGCCACCGGCATCGACATCCACCCGGGTGCGCAGATCGGCCGCAGCTTCTTCATCGACCACGGTACCGGCGTGGTGATCGGCGAGACCGCGATCATCGGCGAGCGGGTGCGCATCTATCAGGCGGTGACCCTGGGCGCCAAGCGCTTCCCGGCGGACGAGGACGGCCAGTTGCAGAAGGGCCACCCGCGCCACCCGATCGTCGAGGACGACGTGGTGATCTACGCCGGCGCGACCATCCTGGGGCGCATTACCATCGGCAAGGGCTCGACCATTGGCGGCAACGTCTGGCTGACCCGCAGCGTGCCGGCCGGCTGCAACCTGACCCAGGCCAACCTGCAGCACGACGACGGCTCGCAGAAGTAG
- the betT gene encoding choline transporter BetT, which yields MNPPVFYFAASFILIFGVVVISMPEQAGAWLLAAQNWAANTVGWYYMLAMTLYLVFVVVTALSGYGKIKLGADHDEPEFSYLSWAGMLFAAGISITLFFFCVSEPLTHMLQPPQGEAGTAEAARQGMQLLFLHWGLHGWGVFAFVGMALAYFAYRHNLPLALRSALYPLIGKRINGPIGYAVDGFGIIATVFGLGADMGFGVLHLNSGLDYLFGIAHTQWIQVGLITLMMGAAIIVAVSGVDKGVRVMSDINMLLAVALLLFVLFAGPTQHLLNTLIQNLGDYLGALPTKSFDVYAYNKPSDWLGGWTVFYWAWWIAWSPFVGLFIARISRGRTIREFVFGVLLIPLGFTLAWMSIFGNSAIDQVLNHGMSALGMSAIDNPSMTLYLLLETYPWSKTVIAVTVFISFVFFVTSADSGTVVLSTLSAKGGNADEDGPKWLRVFWGAMTALVTSALLFAGSIDSLKSAVVLTSLPFSLILLLMMWGLHKAFYLESQRRIAQLHSLAPVAPSRRGKGGWRQRLSQAVHFPSRDEVYRFLDQTVRPAIEEVTAVFVEKGLNVVTQPDPANDSVSLEIGHGDQHPFIYQVQMRGYFTPSFARGGMGPKELRNRRYYRAEVHLAEGSQDYDLMGYTKEQIINDILDQYERHMQFLHLVR from the coding sequence ATGAACCCTCCGGTGTTCTACTTCGCCGCGAGCTTTATCCTGATCTTCGGCGTGGTGGTCATTTCCATGCCGGAACAGGCCGGCGCCTGGCTGCTGGCGGCGCAAAACTGGGCGGCCAATACGGTCGGCTGGTACTACATGCTGGCGATGACCCTGTACCTGGTCTTCGTGGTGGTCACCGCCTTGTCCGGCTACGGCAAGATCAAGCTCGGTGCCGACCACGACGAACCCGAGTTCAGTTACCTGTCCTGGGCCGGCATGCTGTTCGCCGCCGGGATCAGCATCACGCTGTTCTTCTTCTGCGTTTCCGAGCCCCTGACCCACATGCTGCAACCGCCCCAGGGCGAGGCCGGCACCGCCGAGGCGGCGCGCCAGGGCATGCAGCTGCTGTTCCTGCACTGGGGCCTGCACGGGTGGGGCGTGTTCGCCTTCGTCGGCATGGCCCTGGCGTACTTCGCCTACCGGCACAACCTGCCGCTGGCCCTGCGTTCGGCGCTGTACCCGCTGATCGGCAAGCGCATCAACGGCCCTATCGGCTACGCGGTGGATGGCTTCGGCATCATCGCCACGGTGTTCGGCCTGGGCGCCGACATGGGCTTTGGCGTACTGCACCTGAACTCCGGCCTCGACTACCTGTTCGGCATCGCCCACACCCAGTGGATCCAGGTTGGCCTGATCACCCTGATGATGGGCGCGGCGATCATTGTCGCGGTGTCCGGGGTCGACAAGGGCGTGCGGGTGATGTCCGACATCAACATGCTGCTGGCGGTGGCGCTGCTGCTGTTCGTGCTGTTCGCCGGGCCCACCCAGCACCTGCTCAACACCCTGATCCAGAACCTGGGCGACTACCTGGGCGCCTTGCCCACCAAGAGCTTCGACGTCTACGCCTACAACAAGCCCAGCGACTGGCTGGGCGGCTGGACGGTGTTCTACTGGGCCTGGTGGATTGCATGGTCGCCGTTCGTGGGCCTGTTCATCGCGCGGATTTCCCGGGGCCGGACCATCCGCGAGTTCGTGTTCGGCGTACTGCTGATTCCCCTGGGCTTTACCCTGGCGTGGATGTCGATCTTCGGTAACAGCGCCATCGACCAGGTGCTCAACCACGGTATGAGCGCCCTGGGCATGTCGGCTATCGACAACCCGTCGATGACCCTCTACCTGCTGCTGGAAACCTACCCCTGGAGCAAGACCGTGATTGCGGTCACGGTGTTCATCAGCTTCGTGTTCTTCGTCACCTCGGCGGATTCCGGCACCGTGGTGCTCTCGACCCTGTCGGCCAAGGGCGGCAACGCCGATGAAGACGGACCGAAATGGCTGCGGGTGTTCTGGGGCGCGATGACCGCCCTGGTCACCAGTGCGCTGTTGTTCGCCGGCAGTATCGACTCGCTGAAGTCGGCGGTGGTGCTGACCTCGCTGCCGTTCTCGCTGATCCTGCTGTTGATGATGTGGGGGCTGCACAAGGCGTTCTACCTGGAATCCCAGCGGCGCATCGCCCAGTTGCATTCCCTGGCGCCGGTTGCGCCTTCGCGGCGGGGCAAGGGCGGCTGGCGCCAGCGCCTGAGCCAGGCGGTGCATTTCCCGTCACGGGATGAGGTGTATCGCTTCCTCGACCAGACAGTGCGCCCGGCCATCGAAGAGGTGACCGCGGTGTTCGTCGAGAAGGGCTTGAACGTGGTGACCCAGCCCGACCCGGCCAACGACAGCGTGAGCCTGGAAATCGGTCATGGCGACCAGCACCCGTTCATCTACCAGGTGCAGATGCGCGGTTACTTCACCCCGTCCTTCGCCCGTGGCGGCATGGGGCCCAAGGAGCTGCGCAACCGCCGTTACTACCGGGCCGAGGTGCACCTGGCCGAGGGCAGTCAGGATTACGACCTGATGGGCTACACCAAGGAACAGATCATCAACGACATCCTCGACCAGTACGAACGCCATATGCAGTTCCTGCATCTGGTGCGCTGA
- a CDS encoding SDR family oxidoreductase, whose protein sequence is MTAQAAKVAIVTGASRGIGAVIARQLAKEGYAVAINYASSSEEASRLVVELRQAGHRAIAVKADVASASDVRRLFEETETQLGKVDVLINNAGILKVLPLAEHSDELYEQTFAINTRGTFNTLREAAGRLNDGGRIVNFSSSTVGLNLPGYAVYIASKAAVESLTQVFAKELRGRQITVNAVAPGPVATELFLKDKTAEQVASFARMPPLERLGQPEDIACIISFLASPAAAWVNGQILRANGGLV, encoded by the coding sequence ATGACCGCTCAAGCCGCAAAAGTCGCCATTGTCACCGGAGCCTCCCGAGGCATAGGCGCAGTGATCGCCCGCCAGTTGGCCAAGGAGGGTTACGCCGTGGCGATCAACTACGCCAGCAGCAGCGAGGAAGCTTCCCGGCTGGTGGTGGAACTGCGCCAGGCCGGGCACCGGGCCATAGCGGTCAAGGCCGACGTGGCCAGCGCCAGCGATGTGCGCCGGCTGTTCGAAGAGACCGAGACCCAACTGGGCAAGGTCGATGTGCTGATCAACAACGCCGGCATCCTCAAGGTGCTGCCCCTGGCCGAGCACAGCGACGAGCTCTATGAGCAGACCTTCGCCATCAACACTCGCGGTACCTTCAACACCCTGCGCGAAGCCGCCGGGCGCCTGAATGACGGCGGCCGTATCGTCAATTTCTCCAGCAGCACCGTCGGCCTCAACCTGCCGGGCTACGCGGTGTACATCGCCAGCAAGGCGGCGGTGGAATCCCTGACCCAGGTGTTTGCCAAGGAGCTGCGCGGGCGCCAGATCACGGTCAATGCCGTGGCGCCGGGGCCGGTGGCCACCGAACTGTTCCTCAAGGACAAGACTGCCGAGCAGGTGGCCAGCTTCGCCAGGATGCCGCCCCTGGAACGCCTGGGGCAGCCTGAGGATATCGCCTGCATCATCAGCTTCCTGGCGAGCCCGGCGGCGGCCTGGGTCAACGGGCAGATCCTGCGGGCCAATGGCGGGCTGGTTTGA
- a CDS encoding LysR family transcriptional regulator — protein MDQVKGMKVFVRIYERSSFTLAADDLNLPRATLTHTLNQFEAWLGTRLLERSTRRVRPTLDGQAYYPRCVQLLAELEEAELAFRTVEPHGRLRVDMHGTLAKHFVIPRLGEFMQRYPQIELAISEADHFVDLVAEGVDCVLRAGNLEGSSLIARRVANLQQVTCASPAYLARYGEPQSLDELGAHRAVNYVSRTATRSFPFEFLVEGQVREVAIDGALSVFGAQIYGASALAGLGIIQCPRYHVARQIEQGSMREILCHTPPPAMPVSVVYPHSRHMSPRVRVFVDWLAQVFTEAH, from the coding sequence GTGGACCAAGTCAAAGGGATGAAAGTGTTCGTAAGGATCTACGAGCGCAGCAGCTTCACTCTAGCCGCCGATGACCTGAACCTGCCCCGGGCGACCCTGACCCACACCCTCAACCAGTTCGAGGCCTGGCTCGGCACCCGGCTGCTGGAGCGCAGCACCCGCCGGGTACGCCCGACTCTGGATGGCCAGGCCTATTACCCCCGTTGCGTGCAACTGCTGGCGGAGCTGGAAGAGGCTGAACTGGCGTTTCGCACTGTGGAGCCCCATGGGCGCTTGCGGGTGGACATGCACGGCACCCTGGCCAAGCACTTCGTGATCCCGCGGCTGGGGGAGTTCATGCAACGTTATCCACAGATCGAACTTGCCATCAGCGAGGCCGACCACTTTGTCGACCTGGTCGCCGAGGGCGTGGACTGCGTGCTGCGTGCCGGCAACCTGGAAGGCTCCTCGCTGATTGCCCGGCGGGTGGCGAACCTGCAGCAGGTGACCTGCGCCAGCCCCGCCTACCTGGCGCGATACGGCGAACCGCAGAGCCTGGACGAACTCGGCGCGCATCGGGCGGTGAACTACGTTTCGCGTACCGCCACCCGCTCGTTCCCCTTCGAGTTCCTGGTCGAGGGGCAGGTGCGCGAAGTGGCCATCGATGGCGCCTTGTCGGTGTTCGGTGCGCAGATCTACGGCGCCTCGGCCCTGGCGGGGCTGGGGATCATCCAGTGTCCGCGTTATCACGTGGCGCGGCAGATCGAGCAGGGATCGATGCGCGAGATTCTCTGTCACACGCCGCCCCCGGCAATGCCGGTGTCGGTGGTCTACCCCCACAGCCGGCACATGTCGCCGCGGGTGCGGGTGTTTGTCGACTGGCTGGCGCAGGTGTTTACCGAGGCGCATTGA
- a CDS encoding LacI family DNA-binding transcriptional regulator, translating into MSSDQAPGRKRRGAGRVTLNTVARQAGVSAITVSRYFNQPDSVSPERRERIAAVVAELGYVPNLVAGGLASARGRIVAMVIPNISGPIFAQTIQGFSDTLSRHGYQLLLASSYFDARQEESAVRAFLGWSPAALVLTSHFHSPGTEKMLADTEIPVIETWDYQPQRQPLQIGFSHFQVGVTAARHLHAKGYRRIAFVQNSAPGDFSALERRDGYLATLAELGLAPRVFAPDADRAPFEAGKQAMEALMGSLERPDAIIFANDNLAAGGLLAGQRAGLKIPEECAVLGFGDYPFAQMLLPSLSTIQPPALQIGVLAATRVLESLGVLPVAGTVQRLNLLQCQLIERESS; encoded by the coding sequence ATGAGCTCTGACCAAGCGCCTGGCCGCAAGCGCCGCGGCGCCGGCCGCGTAACCCTGAACACCGTGGCGCGCCAGGCCGGGGTGTCGGCGATCACCGTTTCGCGCTATTTCAACCAGCCCGACAGTGTTTCCCCCGAGCGCCGTGAACGCATCGCCGCGGTGGTCGCCGAACTCGGCTATGTACCGAACCTGGTGGCCGGCGGGCTGGCCTCGGCCCGCGGGCGGATTGTCGCCATGGTCATCCCGAACATTTCCGGGCCGATTTTCGCCCAGACCATCCAGGGTTTCAGCGACACCCTCAGCCGCCATGGCTACCAACTGCTGCTGGCTTCCAGCTACTTCGACGCAAGGCAGGAGGAGAGCGCGGTAAGGGCCTTTCTCGGCTGGTCGCCGGCAGCCCTGGTACTGACCAGCCACTTCCATAGCCCGGGCACGGAAAAGATGCTCGCCGACACCGAGATCCCGGTGATCGAAACCTGGGACTACCAGCCCCAGCGCCAACCGCTGCAGATCGGCTTTTCGCACTTTCAGGTAGGGGTCACGGCCGCTCGTCACCTGCACGCCAAAGGCTACCGGCGCATCGCCTTCGTGCAGAACAGCGCCCCGGGAGACTTCAGTGCCCTGGAGCGGCGCGACGGCTATCTGGCAACGCTGGCCGAGTTGGGGCTGGCGCCCCGGGTGTTTGCCCCGGATGCCGACCGCGCGCCCTTCGAGGCCGGCAAACAGGCCATGGAAGCGCTGATGGGCAGCCTTGAACGCCCCGACGCGATCATCTTCGCCAACGACAACCTGGCGGCCGGCGGCCTGCTGGCGGGGCAACGAGCCGGGCTGAAGATCCCCGAGGAATGTGCGGTGCTGGGCTTTGGCGACTACCCCTTTGCGCAGATGCTGCTGCCCAGCCTGAGCACCATCCAGCCACCGGCGCTTCAGATCGGCGTACTGGCCGCGACCCGGGTGCTGGAGAGCCTGGGAGTGCTGCCAGTGGCCGGCACGGTGCAACGCCTGAACCTGCTGCAATGCCAGCTGATCGAGCGCGAAAGCAGTTGA